The following coding sequences are from one Armatimonadota bacterium window:
- a CDS encoding DUF559 domain-containing protein — protein MARHTKPSKKGEVLVAIMNDPAAWKIVREAGWYRVPIDTAPRHWPPKWIAFYQTKVFEDEAFAVRYFGKVTEIRTATRRELFPDEPSGEKSGRFYYQVFLEKIEELPEPVFSLRRRLIVFISTTMHQLMTAEEINDLYGESPLEEAVWKRLRKLRINAERQYAVEDEGEWYLLDFAVFCKKGKIDIETDGDTWHSGRSRIREDNKRNNALTSLGWSVLRFNGSQVREEMASYCEPRIVKTMNRLGGLDSSSDSLIVTRDGIVRQMGLFEEEDSQD, from the coding sequence ATGGCGCGGCATACGAAGCCTTCGAAGAAAGGGGAGGTGCTGGTCGCAATAATGAATGACCCTGCGGCCTGGAAGATCGTGCGCGAGGCAGGTTGGTACCGCGTGCCGATCGACACGGCACCGCGCCACTGGCCGCCAAAGTGGATCGCGTTCTACCAGACAAAAGTGTTCGAGGACGAGGCGTTCGCTGTTCGATACTTCGGAAAGGTCACCGAAATCCGGACGGCGACCAGGCGCGAGCTGTTCCCGGACGAGCCTTCTGGCGAGAAGTCTGGCCGCTTCTACTATCAGGTCTTCCTTGAGAAGATCGAAGAACTGCCGGAGCCCGTCTTCAGCCTCCGGCGCCGGCTGATCGTTTTTATTTCGACGACGATGCACCAGTTGATGACTGCGGAAGAGATCAACGACCTGTACGGTGAAAGCCCGCTGGAGGAGGCGGTGTGGAAACGGCTCAGGAAGCTACGCATCAATGCCGAGCGGCAGTATGCCGTGGAGGACGAAGGCGAGTGGTACCTGCTCGACTTTGCGGTGTTCTGCAAAAAGGGAAAGATCGACATCGAGACGGACGGTGACACGTGGCACTCGGGGCGATCCCGGATACGTGAGGACAACAAGCGCAACAACGCTCTGACCTCGCTCGGCTGGAGCGTGCTGCGCTTCAACGGCTCTCAAGTGCGCGAGGAGATGGCGTCGTACTGCGAGCCTCGGATCGTGAAGACGATGAACCGGCTCGGCGGACTCGACAGTTCGTCCGACTCGCTGATCGTGACCCGGGACGGAATCGTGCGGCAGATGGGCTTGTTCGAAGAAGAAGACTCGCAGGATTAG
- a CDS encoding adenylosuccinate synthase has protein sequence MSTLVIVGAQWGDEAKGKMVDVLGNEADVVVRYSGGNNAGHTVIFGGQTFKFQLLPSGILHPGTVSVLGGGMAVCPKSLLEEIATTREQQAELGELAISPAAHVVFPYHRLLDRLEEEARGENKIGTTSRGIGPAYTDKVQRIGIRMGEFVCPATFKKRLREVLAAKNRLMQMFDQPPIDFEKLYDEYADYALRLKGYVRDTDSLIQNAVRENKRVLFEGAQGTFLDLDGGTYPYVTSSHPTAGGACIGTGIGPRDITGVLGVCKAYTTRVGEGPFPTELLNETGQLIRDQGHEYGTVTGRPRRCGWLDLVALKYSARLNSLSGLIVTRVDVLSGVGDLKVATGYARGGQKLEGMPSTVADWKSVEPTYESHEGWDGDITGARKLEDLPESARKYLDFIAEYVGVPVAIVSIGPDRKETIIARPDLIWG, from the coding sequence ATGTCAACGCTCGTGATCGTCGGCGCCCAGTGGGGCGATGAGGCGAAGGGGAAGATGGTGGACGTGCTCGGCAACGAGGCGGACGTCGTCGTGCGCTACTCCGGCGGCAACAACGCCGGCCACACCGTCATATTCGGCGGACAGACCTTCAAGTTCCAGCTGCTCCCGTCGGGGATCCTGCACCCCGGCACCGTCTCGGTTCTGGGCGGTGGCATGGCGGTCTGCCCGAAGAGCCTGCTCGAAGAGATCGCCACGACCCGCGAGCAACAGGCAGAGCTTGGCGAACTGGCGATCAGCCCTGCCGCTCACGTCGTTTTCCCCTACCACCGTCTGCTCGACCGCCTGGAAGAGGAAGCGAGAGGCGAGAACAAGATTGGCACGACCTCGCGGGGGATAGGCCCGGCGTATACCGACAAGGTCCAGCGCATCGGCATCCGCATGGGCGAGTTCGTCTGTCCAGCTACCTTCAAGAAAAGACTGCGGGAGGTGCTCGCGGCCAAAAACCGGCTCATGCAGATGTTCGACCAGCCGCCGATCGACTTCGAAAAGCTGTACGATGAGTACGCGGACTATGCCTTGAGACTCAAAGGGTATGTCAGGGACACGGACAGCCTGATCCAGAACGCGGTAAGAGAGAACAAGCGCGTGCTGTTCGAGGGCGCACAGGGAACGTTCCTCGATCTCGACGGCGGCACCTACCCCTACGTCACCAGCAGCCACCCGACCGCAGGTGGCGCGTGCATCGGCACAGGTATCGGCCCGCGCGATATCACAGGCGTGCTCGGGGTCTGCAAGGCGTACACGACGCGCGTCGGCGAAGGCCCGTTCCCGACGGAGCTGCTCAACGAAACAGGCCAGCTAATAAGAGATCAGGGCCACGAGTACGGCACGGTCACTGGCCGTCCGAGAAGGTGCGGCTGGCTCGACCTCGTCGCTCTGAAGTACTCCGCGCGGCTCAACTCGCTCAGCGGCCTGATCGTCACTCGCGTCGATGTGCTCTCGGGAGTCGGCGATCTGAAAGTTGCAACCGGCTACGCACGCGGCGGGCAGAAGCTCGAGGGCATGCCCAGCACCGTCGCTGACTGGAAAAGCGTCGAGCCGACCTACGAATCGCACGAAGGTTGGGACGGCGACATCACCGGCGCGAGAAAGCTCGAAGACCTGCCGGAGAGCGCGAGAAAGTACCTCGACTTCATCGCCGAGTACGTCGGAGTGCCGGTCGCGATCGTCAGCATCGGCCCAGACAGGAAAGAGACGATCATCGCCAGGCCCGACCTCATTTGGGGTTAG